The following coding sequences lie in one Pseudomonas syringae CC1557 genomic window:
- a CDS encoding trimeric intracellular cation channel family protein — MLLMLYLIAITAEAMTGALSAGRRGMDWFGVVLIACVTALGGGSVRDVLIGHYPLTWVKHPEYLVLTSVAALVTIFIAPLMRHLRSLFLVLDALGLVAFTLIGCMTALEAGHGLVIASVCGVITGVFGGILRDIFCNDIPLIFRRELYASVSFLAAWCFLLCQYLQLPNEQAVLITLFGGLLLRLLAIRFHWEMPKFVYKDEP, encoded by the coding sequence ATGTTGCTGATGCTTTATCTGATCGCTATCACCGCTGAGGCCATGACCGGCGCACTGTCGGCCGGGCGTCGCGGGATGGACTGGTTCGGTGTGGTGCTGATCGCCTGCGTGACTGCGCTGGGTGGCGGTTCGGTGCGAGATGTGCTGATTGGTCACTACCCGCTGACCTGGGTTAAACACCCGGAATACCTGGTGCTGACCAGCGTGGCTGCCTTGGTGACGATCTTCATAGCGCCGCTGATGCGCCATCTGCGCTCGCTGTTTCTGGTGCTCGATGCGCTGGGGCTGGTGGCCTTCACACTGATCGGCTGCATGACCGCCCTGGAAGCGGGGCATGGACTGGTGATCGCGTCGGTGTGCGGCGTTATTACCGGAGTGTTCGGTGGCATCCTGCGCGACATTTTCTGCAATGACATCCCGCTGATCTTCCGCCGCGAGCTGTACGCCAGCGTTTCGTTTCTGGCCGCATGGTGCTTTCTGCTGTGCCAGTACCTGCAACTGCCAAACGAACAGGCTGTACTGATCACCCTGTTCGGCGGCTTGCTGCTGCGCTTGCTGGCCATCCGTTTCCACTGGGAAATGCCCAAGTTCGTCTATAAAGACGAGCCTTGA
- the rsgA gene encoding small ribosomal subunit biogenesis GTPase RsgA, producing the protein MAKRQLNRRQNWRIEKIQGERAARAAKRESVTLETLEGGDLGPEQTGLVIAHFGVQVEVEAQEGEEIGKVFRCHLRANLPALVTGDRVVWRAGNQGIGVIVAQLPRTTELRRPDSRGQLKPVAANVDLIVIVFAPMPEPHANLIDRYLVAAEHAGIHPLLLLNKADLIDEQNAPALNALLAVYRTLGYPVLEVSAHHGDGMQKLQSQLDGHISVFVGQSGVGKSSLVNSLLPETDTRVGPLSEVSGQGTHTTTTARLFHFPGGGDLIDSPGIREFGLGHVSRADVEAGFIEFNDLIGTCRFRDCKHDREPGCALLKGLEDGRVQQQRMNSYRSIIASLPQESY; encoded by the coding sequence ATGGCCAAACGCCAACTCAATCGACGTCAGAACTGGCGCATCGAAAAAATTCAGGGCGAGCGCGCTGCCCGCGCGGCAAAACGCGAGTCCGTGACACTCGAAACACTTGAAGGCGGCGACCTCGGCCCCGAGCAGACCGGCCTGGTGATTGCTCACTTCGGCGTACAGGTCGAAGTCGAGGCCCAGGAAGGCGAGGAAATCGGCAAGGTATTTCGCTGCCACCTGCGCGCCAATCTGCCCGCACTGGTTACCGGCGACCGCGTTGTATGGCGTGCCGGCAATCAGGGCATCGGAGTGATCGTCGCGCAACTGCCGCGTACCACCGAACTGCGCCGCCCCGACTCCCGTGGCCAGCTCAAGCCTGTGGCCGCCAACGTCGATCTGATCGTGATCGTCTTTGCGCCGATGCCCGAGCCTCACGCCAATCTTATCGACCGTTACCTGGTCGCTGCCGAGCACGCCGGGATTCATCCGCTGCTGCTGCTTAACAAGGCCGACCTGATCGACGAGCAGAACGCCCCTGCGCTGAATGCGCTGCTGGCGGTCTATCGCACCCTGGGTTATCCGGTACTGGAAGTGTCCGCGCACCACGGCGATGGCATGCAGAAGCTGCAAAGCCAGCTTGATGGCCACATCAGCGTGTTCGTCGGTCAGTCCGGCGTCGGCAAGTCCTCGCTGGTCAACAGCCTGCTGCCGGAAACCGATACCCGCGTCGGCCCGCTGTCCGAAGTGTCCGGTCAGGGTACGCACACCACGACCACCGCTCGTCTGTTTCACTTCCCGGGCGGCGGCGATCTGATCGACTCACCGGGTATTCGTGAATTCGGCCTGGGCCACGTCAGCCGTGCCGATGTAGAGGCCGGCTTCATCGAGTTCAACGACTTGATCGGCACCTGCCGCTTTCGCGATTGCAAGCATGACCGCGAGCCGGGCTGCGCCTTGCTCAAGGGGCTGGAAGACGGTCGCGTGCAACAACAGCGCATGAACAGCTACCGCTCGATCATTGCCAGCCTGCCGCAAGAAAGTTACTGA
- the orn gene encoding oligoribonuclease produces the protein MQNKQNLIWIDLEMTGLDPDTDVIIEMATIITDSELNTLAEGPVIAVHQSDETLAKMDEWNTRQHGGSGLTQRVRESTISMAEAEAQTLEFIKLWVPERSSPICGNSICQDRRFLYRHMPTLENYFHYRNLDVSTLKELAARWSPELKFKKGSTHLALDDIRESIAELRFYREHFIKS, from the coding sequence ATGCAGAACAAGCAGAACCTGATCTGGATCGATCTGGAAATGACCGGTCTGGACCCTGATACCGATGTCATCATCGAAATGGCCACGATTATCACGGACAGTGAGTTGAACACGCTGGCGGAAGGGCCGGTCATCGCTGTGCATCAGAGCGACGAGACACTGGCAAAAATGGACGAGTGGAACACTCGCCAGCACGGCGGCTCGGGCCTGACCCAGCGCGTACGGGAAAGCACCATCAGCATGGCTGAAGCCGAGGCGCAGACCCTTGAGTTCATCAAGCTGTGGGTGCCCGAGCGCAGTTCGCCGATCTGTGGCAACAGCATCTGCCAGGATCGTCGCTTTCTGTACCGCCACATGCCAACGCTGGAAAACTACTTCCACTATCGCAACCTGGACGTCTCGACGCTCAAGGAACTGGCTGCTCGCTGGTCTCCCGAGCTCAAGTTCAAGAAAGGCAGCACGCATCTGGCGCTGGACGACATCCGTGAGTCAATCGCCGAGCTGCGCTTTTATCGCGAGCACTTCATCAAGTCGTGA